The genomic interval ACGATCACATCGGGGATGGACTCCCTCAGCTGTCATTTGGTGATCGAGGATGACGGCGACAGTCAGCGGATTCTGCAGCAAGCCGTGCGAATCATCGAAGATCGCTTTCAGATTCGTCACACCACGATCCAGGTGGAAACATCGCACATGCAACACGCCGAACTGGAAGTGTAACCTGGTCAAAGGCAGTTGGGATAACCATAGTCCCTCCCGAATGGATCTGCTATATTATTGATGGTGACTTCGGTCACGGGTGGGAGAGGGTCTATCAGGGAAAGAAGGTAGGATATTGCGGAACAAGTTGCGGGAACGGTTTGCTCTTCACAGATACCAAACCACGTGGAAGCAGGAATTGCTGGCCGGCCTGACTTCATTTTTCACGATCGCCTACATCATCGTGATCAATGCGGCCATTTTGGCTGATGCGGGCATTCCGATGCAGGCGGGCATCATCGCCACCGCATTGACCGCATTTGTGGGATGCATGCTGATGGGATGGTGGGCCAACGCGCCGATCGTGTTGGTTCCCGGTATGGGCGTCAACGCTTTTTTCTCTTATACCGTCGTACAATCGATGCATCTGACTTGGCAGGAAGCGCTCACGGTCGTCTTCCTGTCCGGCTTGTTGTTTACGATCGTTGCGTTTACCCGGCTGGTCGACTGGCTGAGTGAAGCCGTGCCCTCCTCTCTCAACGCAGGGATCAGCGTGGGGATCGGATTGTTTCTGACATTGATCGGCCTGCAAAAAGGCGGCATCGTGACCGCCAACGATTACTCCATGATCGCCATGGGCAACTTGGCTGAACCTCGTGTCATCGTGACACTGATCACATTGCTGCTGACCGTCATTTTGATGATTCGCGGCGTGCGCGGCAACTTCCTGATCGGCATCTTGGCCGGGAGCGCGTTGGCGAGCGTATGGGGGTTAATCGAGCGATCCGGCGACACGGATGTGACGCTGCAAACCTATTGGAAAGTGGTGGGTACGCTCACCACTGACGGATGGGATCGCCTGCCGTTCTGGATTGCCACCTTCTCGTTGACGCTGATCCTCGTGTTTGAAAACATGGGTCTGCTTCACGGCATGTTACCTCGGAAAGAACAATTCCGCCGTTCATTTCAGGCCAACGCCATATCAGCCATGACAGCCGGGTTGCTGGGCACCAGCTCCACTGTATCCACCGTGGAGAGCGCTGCCGGGATCGCGGCGGGCGGACGAACAGGGATCACGGCGATCACCACCGGTGTGTTGTTCTTGCTATCCCTGCTGTTCCTGCCCTGGATGCAATGGATCCCGCCAAGTGCGGTCGCACCCGTCCTGATCGTGCTCGGTGGACTGATGTTGGGCAACGTGCGCCGGATCCCGTGGGACGATATGAGCGAATGGTTTCCCGCTTATCTCATCGCCGCCGCCATTCCGCTGACTTACAGTATTGCGGATGGCATGGCATTCGGGTTTATTGCCTATCCGGTGTTGAAAATCGCCAAAGGCCAAGCCAAAAGTGTGCCGATCCCACTGTACATCATCGCTGGACTTTTTCTGCTCAGTTTTCTCTTGCGAATCTGGATGTAAAAACCCCCTGCATCATGCAGAGGGGGAATGCTGACAAATGGGTCAGACGCATGACAAGGTGATTCGTTTTTCTCGCTCGCTCCACCTGTACTCTGTGAGGAAACGGAATCAGGCCGACGCTTTGCTAGAGAAGACCGCGACGAAGCGGTCGGATTAAGAACCGCTCGGGAAACGTTGCAGACGCTCTGGCCCGATTTTCCGTCGTGGAACCCACAGGCTTTGTCCACAAACTACCTTCCCTTTATCACACAGGGAAGGTTTTTGTTTTCTGGTGAGAGGAATGCGGACAAGAATCAAACGTGCAACAACATCTGGGCGATCGTGAAATAGATGATCAATCCCGTGCCATCCACCAACGTGCTGATAAACGGTCCGGAAACCACGGCGGGATCGATACGCAGCCGGTGCAGCACCAACGGCAGGATTGCCGCCACAAATGACGCCCAGATCACGATGACCAGGGCCGACAACGCCACCACAAAACCGATGTCGTATGAAACACCCAACAGATACGCGCGCAAAAAACCGACTACCCCCATGGCGACACCCAAAAAGACACCGACCATCAATTCTTTTCTAACCACCCGAAACAGATCCGAAAACTGCACTTCGCCCATCCCTAACGCCCGCACCAACATACTGACGATTTGGGAACCGGTATTTCCGCCCGTCCCGATCAATAACGGAACGAAAAAGGACAGGGCGATGATCTTGGACATGGCTTCGTCATAATGACTCAAAACATTGGCCGTATAGGCACCGCCCACAAAAAGAATCAACAGCCATCCGATCCGTTTGCGAAACAGCCCCCACACCGACGTTTTGAAATACGGTTCGGTCAGGGGTTGGCTCCCCCCCAGCTTTTGAAAATCCTCCGTCGTCACTTCCTGGATCACATCGATCAAGTCATCAACTGCAATGATTCCAATCATTCGCTTTTGCGCGTCGATCACGGGCAATGCCACAAAATCGTAGCGGAACAACAGCTCTGCGGCTTCCTCCTGTCCCGTGTCGGCGGTGACGGCGATCACGTCTTCCGTCGCGATTTCGGACAGCCGTGTACCGGGATGGGCCAGAATAATCTCCTTCAAAGAGACAACGCCCACCAATTCACCGCGAACGTTGGTTACGTAGATATAGGAAATGATTTCTGCTTCATGCCCTACTTTTCGGACGTGATTCAGCGTTTGCTCCACCGTCCAGCCTTCGCGGGCGGAAATATAGTCAACCGTTGCCAAACTTCCTGCCGTATCTTCGGGGAACGTCATCAACGTGTCGATCTTTTTTCGGTAATCTTCAGGGAGCAGGTCCAAGAGCCGAGCCGCCTGCAGGGGATGAATGGCCAGCAACATATCCACAACCGTGTCAGAGGACATCTGCTTCAGCAAAGGAGAGGTGATCTCATCCTCGAGATGGTGCAAAATCCGATACTGCAATTCGGGTTCGATGTACTCCAACGTCTCCGCCGCGACCGACAACGGCAACATCGAGATCAACTGAAGCTGTTCCTGATGGTCCATTTCACGGAGCATCTCGGACAGGTCATACGGTTGCAACGAACTGACGCGTTCGGCCAACGCTTCTTTGTCCTGACGATCCAATACGGCCCGGATTTCTTCCAACGCTTCTGTTTTCATCCCTCTCACCCTCCTTGGCTACCGTTCGTTCATTTATCATTCCCTCCTGTGCCCGAGAAAGGAACAACTTTTTCAGCCCAATCGAAAAACCCCTCATCAACGAGAGGGGTTTTTTGGCAATAATCACCTATCCGCATGCCGTTATATCCCGACATTCGGTTGCAACACCACTCCCTCGTTGAGTTTTAGCACTATACGGCATAGGTCGGCAACGGATGCCTCCCAGCTACATTAAAAAAGACCTTAATCCGATCTTTCTTGTTGACCCATTGGCGTCTCTCGACATTTTTGGGCAGTAGCCTGTCTCCGTATAGGAGCCTCACCTAACAGAGGAGTCCGCTATTCGATTTTGTTAAAACCCAGCGTTAATATACATGGAAACCAATCCAATGTCAACGATCAATCCATGGCCGCTTCGTTAAGATTTCATTTGGCCGGATTCCCCATCAACGACCGAACAACCGAAGGAAATCCCGTTTGCGCTCCGGTCGTTCGACCAACCCCAACCGGGCGAACAGCGCCAGGCTGAACACGCTCAAGCCTGCCGTAAAAACAGCGATCGGATGATCCCACTGCTGCAGCCAGGGCGGCAACCAAGGATGGATATCCAACCCGTAATCAAGCGCATCATTGAGCAACACCCAAGCACCAGCCAGAACCAGATGAAACGGACGGTATGTGAAAAATCGGCTGTAGAGCACCGCTTCCGCCGCCATTCCCAGATGGGACGACATCAACATCCAATCCGTCCAGTGCAATGCCTGAAAGAACGGGGCCGGCGCCATCCACGCACCCAAAAGAATCATCGCCACCGCCCAAATGCCGTATTTAAACAACGTCACTGCCGCAAATGCTTCCAAAAGCGGACTGCGACGCCCCATTATATACAACAGCAGTACCAATGTGAACAGTGTGCTGGCTGTGGGGCTGTCCGGTACGAACAACTTCAGCCAGCCCTCCGTCATCTCCAGCTGCAAATGATACCAATAAAAGCCATAGACGGAGCCGAGCGCATTGATCACCAACATGCTCCACAGAAACCACCGCCGATCCAGTTGCTCCATCCAAAAACGCCACCAAAACTTCATACCGATTCTCCCTGTCTGTTTCATTTTAAGTAGCAAAAAAGGTGATCATGACGACCACCTTTTTACACTCTCCCTCATTATTTCTGTTTGGCCAGCCATTCGGCCAGCTTTTCCTTTTCAGCTTCCGTTCCTTGGAACATGCCGGGCGGCATCGGTCCAAGACCTTCGTTCATGATTTTGATAATCTCTTCTTTGCTGTGACGTTTTCCCACACCGATCAGGGTCGGACCGTTTACCCCTTCCAGTTTTTCACCGTGACATTGCACGCAGGCCTGCTGCTTGTAAATCTCGTAAGCGGGATCATTGGGCGCCACGATGGAGCCTTTCGGACCGCCCAATTGGACCGGCGGCGGCTGAGTGGCGAGCTGCTTCTCGTGCTCATCATACGCCGCCCAGGTCAGGACGACAGTGGCAATCAGTGCGAGCAGCATGATTCCCGTCGCAACCGGTCGACGCAACGGACGGCGCTCAGGACTCCGATCCAGCCACGGCGCCAAGAGCAGTGCGGTAAACGCGATACCGGGCAAGATCACGGTACCGATGACGACGTAAGGTCCGCCGGCCCATTTGAATTTCAGGAGCTGGTACAAGAACAGGAAGTACCAGTCCGGAACAGGGATAAAGCTCGTGTTGGTCGGATCGGCCAGTTCACCGAGCGGTGGCTCTTCAGCCATGACAGCCGACATGAATCCCACGAGGACGACAACCGCAACCATCCATTCCTTCAACAAAAAGTTCGGGAAAAACGGCTCGGTTTTCCCGGGGAACTCGGAGTAATCTTTCGGGTACATCTTCGGGCGATCGGCACGAATGCGCGAGTCGCCGACATAGATGATTTCTTTGTCGCCCTCACCATGTTGATGTGCCAATGATTTTCCCCCCTAACGCGTGAGCATTATAGCGGCCCGGAAATTCCTTGTCTTCGAATCAGCAGGAAGTGAGCGCCCAAGAGAGCCAGCAGGACCGCAGGGAGGAAGAATACGTGCAATGCGAAGAAACGTGCGAGCGTCTGAGCTCCGACGATTTCTCCCCCTTGCAGGAACGTGGCGATGTACGGGCCGATGTAAGGAACCGATGCCGCGATCTGCACCCCTACTTTCGTGGCGAAATACGCCTTATTGTCCCAAGGCAACAGGTAACCGGTAAAGCCGAGTCCCAACATCACGAAGAAGATCAGCATCCCGATCACCCAGTTGAACTCACGGGGATTTTTGTACGCTCCGGTAAAAAAGACGCGCAGGGTGTGAAGGAACAGCATCACGATCGCCACACTGGCTCCCCAGTGATGCATTCCCCGAACGATGGACCCGAAGGCCACTTCGGTCTGCAGATATTTCACACTCGCGTGAGCGTTCACAATATCCGGCACGTAATAGAGGGCCAAGAACATACCGGACAAAATCTGAATCACGACAATAAAAAAGGTCAACCCACCAAAGCAGTAAATAAATGCTGAGAAATGGTGAGCCGGGTTCACATGCTCCGGAACCTCGTGGTCGGCCACGTCACGCCACAGCGGAGTGATGTCCAGCCGACGATCCAACCATTCGTACATGCTTCGCAACATTCTTGCCTACACCCCGCTTCGCGGTTTAATCTTGCCGAGATACAGTTTGCCGTTTTCCACCTTGGTTTCGTAGGTGTCCAACGGCGCCGGCGGCGGTGTTCCCGGGATGTTGACCCCGTCTTTGTCGTAGCGCCCGAAGTGGCAGGGGCAAAAGTACTCATCTTTGAATTGCGGGTTCCCGTTCCACATCACAGTGCATCCCAAGTGTTTGCAAATCGGAGAAAGAGCCAGGATTTCACCGTTCGGTGATTTCCGGATCCACGCGGTAAGCGTTTCCCCTTCTTTGGGTTCGTACCAACCGTCTTTCCGGTGGACCTTGAATG from Polycladomyces zharkentensis carries:
- a CDS encoding DUF1405 domain-containing protein; the encoded protein is MKFWWRFWMEQLDRRWFLWSMLVINALGSVYGFYWYHLQLEMTEGWLKLFVPDSPTASTLFTLVLLLYIMGRRSPLLEAFAAVTLFKYGIWAVAMILLGAWMAPAPFFQALHWTDWMLMSSHLGMAAEAVLYSRFFTYRPFHLVLAGAWVLLNDALDYGLDIHPWLPPWLQQWDHPIAVFTAGLSVFSLALFARLGLVERPERKRDFLRLFGR
- the qcrB gene encoding menaquinol-cytochrome c reductase cytochrome b subunit, giving the protein MLRSMYEWLDRRLDITPLWRDVADHEVPEHVNPAHHFSAFIYCFGGLTFFIVVIQILSGMFLALYYVPDIVNAHASVKYLQTEVAFGSIVRGMHHWGASVAIVMLFLHTLRVFFTGAYKNPREFNWVIGMLIFFVMLGLGFTGYLLPWDNKAYFATKVGVQIAASVPYIGPYIATFLQGGEIVGAQTLARFFALHVFFLPAVLLALLGAHFLLIRRQGISGPL
- a CDS encoding menaquinol-cytochrome c reductase cytochrome b/c subunit — protein: MAHQHGEGDKEIIYVGDSRIRADRPKMYPKDYSEFPGKTEPFFPNFLLKEWMVAVVVLVGFMSAVMAEEPPLGELADPTNTSFIPVPDWYFLFLYQLLKFKWAGGPYVVIGTVILPGIAFTALLLAPWLDRSPERRPLRRPVATGIMLLALIATVVLTWAAYDEHEKQLATQPPPVQLGGPKGSIVAPNDPAYEIYKQQACVQCHGEKLEGVNGPTLIGVGKRHSKEEIIKIMNEGLGPMPPGMFQGTEAEKEKLAEWLAKQK
- a CDS encoding NCS2 family permease; protein product: MRNKLRERFALHRYQTTWKQELLAGLTSFFTIAYIIVINAAILADAGIPMQAGIIATALTAFVGCMLMGWWANAPIVLVPGMGVNAFFSYTVVQSMHLTWQEALTVVFLSGLLFTIVAFTRLVDWLSEAVPSSLNAGISVGIGLFLTLIGLQKGGIVTANDYSMIAMGNLAEPRVIVTLITLLLTVILMIRGVRGNFLIGILAGSALASVWGLIERSGDTDVTLQTYWKVVGTLTTDGWDRLPFWIATFSLTLILVFENMGLLHGMLPRKEQFRRSFQANAISAMTAGLLGTSSTVSTVESAAGIAAGGRTGITAITTGVLFLLSLLFLPWMQWIPPSAVAPVLIVLGGLMLGNVRRIPWDDMSEWFPAYLIAAAIPLTYSIADGMAFGFIAYPVLKIAKGQAKSVPIPLYIIAGLFLLSFLLRIWM
- a CDS encoding QcrA and Rieske domain-containing protein, whose product is MSKDQGRQKSGVSRRQFLTYTLAGTAGFLASGVLFPMVRFAIDPMLKKGEGSQFVEVGDVNEFNEQPRAITFKVHRKDGWYEPKEGETLTAWIRKSPNGEILALSPICKHLGCTVMWNGNPQFKDEYFCPCHFGRYDKDGVNIPGTPPPAPLDTYETKVENGKLYLGKIKPRSGV
- the mgtE gene encoding magnesium transporter, which translates into the protein MKTEALEEIRAVLDRQDKEALAERVSSLQPYDLSEMLREMDHQEQLQLISMLPLSVAAETLEYIEPELQYRILHHLEDEITSPLLKQMSSDTVVDMLLAIHPLQAARLLDLLPEDYRKKIDTLMTFPEDTAGSLATVDYISAREGWTVEQTLNHVRKVGHEAEIISYIYVTNVRGELVGVVSLKEIILAHPGTRLSEIATEDVIAVTADTGQEEAAELLFRYDFVALPVIDAQKRMIGIIAVDDLIDVIQEVTTEDFQKLGGSQPLTEPYFKTSVWGLFRKRIGWLLILFVGGAYTANVLSHYDEAMSKIIALSFFVPLLIGTGGNTGSQIVSMLVRALGMGEVQFSDLFRVVRKELMVGVFLGVAMGVVGFLRAYLLGVSYDIGFVVALSALVIVIWASFVAAILPLVLHRLRIDPAVVSGPFISTLVDGTGLIIYFTIAQMLLHV